The Microbacterium natoriense genomic interval GGTGTCGACCGACATGCTGGTGCCGAGGCCCGAGCAGGCAGGGCAGGCGCCGAACGGCGCATTGAACGAGAAGGTGCGCGGCTCGATCTCGGTGAGGGTGAGCGCGTGGCCGTTGGGGCACGCGAGCTTCTCGGAGAACGACTGCCAGGCGTCGTCGCCCTCTGCGTCGACGTAGTTGACCTGCACGACGCCACCGGCGAGTCCGAGGGCCGTCTCCACCGAATCGGTCACGCGGCCGAGGATGTCGTCGGCTGCCACGAGACGGTCGACGACGACGGCGATGTCGTGCTTGTAGCTCTTCTTCAGCGTGGGCGGCTCGGCGAGCTGGATCAGATCACCATCGACGATCGCACGGGAGTACCCCTTGGCCCCGAGCTCGCGGAACAGGTCGACGAACTCGCCCTTCTTCTGCGAGACGATCGGCGCGACGATCTGGTAGCGCGTGCGCTCGGGGAGCTCCATCAGCTGGTCGGCGATCTGCTGCACCGTCTGACGCTGGATCTTCTCTCCGCACTGCGGGCAGTGCGGGATGCCGATGCGCGCCCAGAGCAGGCGCATGTAGTCGTAGATCTCGGTGATCGTGCCGACCGTCGACCGCGGGTTGCGGTTGGTCGACTTCTGGTCGATCGAGACCGCGGGGCTCAGCCCTTCGATGAAGTCGACGTCTGGTCGGTCGACCTGCCCGAGGAACTGCCGCGCGTAAGCGCTCAGCGATTCGACGTAGCGGCGCTGCCCTTCGGCGAAGATCGTGTCGAATGCGAGACTGGACTTCCCTGATCCGGACAGGCCGGTGAACACGACGAGAGAGTCGCGGGGAATGTCGATGTCGACGTTCTTGAGATTGTGGACGCGGGCACCGCGAACACTGAGTTTTCCTGGGGTTGCAACCGGGACGATAGGCACTGATCAAGTCTACGAGGGGCCACGGACATTGGCTCCGCTGCTCACTTCTCCTCGCCTGTCGAGCCCACGATCAGCACGACGGTGAGCGTGACCAGCGCCGCCGCACCAGCGACGACGACCCACGGCGCCTCGACGATTTCGCGCGCAGATCCCAGCATGACGAGGAGCGTCAATGGCTGGGCGATCGCCTGCACGACCAGGAAGCGGAGCGCCGTCGGCCTCAGAGCCCTGAGCACGATGCGAGCGCGGACCGGGACGACGAGGATCAGCGTCGTCAGGATGTGGATCAGATGCACGACGAGCACGGCGATCATCGCGCGGCCCGGATCAGGGCCGGCGATCAGCATCCCGATGACGAAGCACGCCACCGACCCCCATGCTGCGAACGACTGCGGCAGGACGACGGCGAGCACGCCCAGCAACACCGCCGCGACGGACCAGCCGACCAGCGGGGTGAGTGTGACGGCGCCGGCGCCCACGACCACGACCAGCGCCACCCGCAGCGCGAGCCAAGAGACGGCAGCGCCGGTCGTGACGGTGTCGTTGGCCCTCATCTCCTGCTCCTCGCCGCTGCACGCAGCTCGGCCGCAGCCTCATCGGACCACAGGATGACGTCGACGCCCGCCCCTCGGAGGTCGCCGAATATGTTCTCCCGCTCGGCGAGCACGACGCGCAGCGCGATGAGCTGCGTCTTCGTCAGCCGGGCGAGGTCCAGATCGGGCAGCACATCGACCGCCACCACGCGATGCCCGCCGGCTCGCCACATCATCGCGGTCTGCGCCGCCGCGCCCTCGAAGAACGTGGAGAGCACATAGATCACTGAGCCGTGCGCAACGTGCGGCGTCCGCCGGAAACGCGCGTCCTCGCCGGCCTGGCCGATCGCGGCGATGGTCGTCTCCAGCCGGGCGAGATGCCGCGCCCCGCCGCCGCTGCGCAGCGAACGGCCGCCGTACACGAGCACGTGCAGCGCCACTCTGTCGCCCTCGCCGATCGCGGCGGCGGCGATCGCTCCGGCGGCCTGGCGTGCGCGATCGAGCGAGGTGACGCCGCTGCGCTCGAAGTCGCCGGTTCCCCACGATGCCACGACCGTCCCCAGATCCTCCGCCGTGTCCATCGCGATCACCACCGAGGCTTCGCTGAGGGCGGTGGTCCGTCGCACCAGGAGATCGCCCGGTCGACGCGCGAGGCGCGCGGTCGCGCGCCAGTCCACACGCCGGAGCTCGTCGCCCGGCGCGAACGGATGGATGTCCCGGAAGTCACCGCCCTGACCGGGGCGGCGCCCCTCGTGGGCGCCGTGCAGCCCGGTCAGGGTGCGCGGCACCGGCACGACATCGAGGCCCTGACGAGGCGGGGCGATGCTGCGCGCCGCGACGGTGGGCCTGGATGCAGGAAAGAGCAGGGCGCCGTCACCCGACACCCCGCGCGCCGCGGCCTGTACGGCCAGGATCGGTCCGGAGTGCAGCACCCTGCTGCGGGCGATGATCGATCCGCCCGATGCTGGCACGATCAGCCGTCGGGTCCGCCGCTGTGCCTGCACGAGGACCAGTTCCACGGCATCCGCCGCGCTGTCGACCTCGATCGCCGTCCTGACCTCGCCCTCGCCGCCGGGCATCGGGTTGAACGTCATGACGACGTCAGCGCGGCGCCGCGCCTGCCTGATCATGAGAGCGCTCCATGTCGCCAGCGGAAGGCCCATGGCGGCGATGTCGGGGCGAGAGGCGAACAGTCCCACCGCGCCCAGCACCACGGCCGCTC includes:
- a CDS encoding DUF58 domain-containing protein, whose translation is MTEASPHGRAGPAFVIAIGAAVVLGAVGLFASRPDIAAMGLPLATWSALMIRQARRRADVVMTFNPMPGGEGEVRTAIEVDSAADAVELVLVQAQRRTRRLIVPASGGSIIARSRVLHSGPILAVQAAARGVSGDGALLFPASRPTVAARSIAPPRQGLDVVPVPRTLTGLHGAHEGRRPGQGGDFRDIHPFAPGDELRRVDWRATARLARRPGDLLVRRTTALSEASVVIAMDTAEDLGTVVASWGTGDFERSGVTSLDRARQAAGAIAAAAIGEGDRVALHVLVYGGRSLRSGGGARHLARLETTIAAIGQAGEDARFRRTPHVAHGSVIYVLSTFFEGAAAQTAMMWRAGGHRVVAVDVLPDLDLARLTKTQLIALRVVLAERENIFGDLRGAGVDVILWSDEAAAELRAAARSRR